The following proteins are co-located in the Hevea brasiliensis isolate MT/VB/25A 57/8 chromosome 11, ASM3005281v1, whole genome shotgun sequence genome:
- the LOC110664391 gene encoding peroxidase 7-like — translation MKMKLHYFSVFIFLCQLKLLMVMSGSIPLLRKPITAISSKPHISPNNLPFKDILSSSYYLNTCPQAEGIIQQKVKAWFQKDYSLAASIIRLHFHDCAVRGCDASILLNYKGSERRALASKTLRGFQVIDDIKAEVEKRCPKTVSCADILTAAARDATVLLGGPFWEVPFGRKDGKFSFSKEADMVPQGHENVTALIDFFQARGLSILDLVVLSGSHTIGRSTCYSILHRLAKSDPTLDRKYLKNLTRSCKWSYDYVNLDVATPVTFDVQYYKNLGKNMGLLSTDQALYLDPRTAPFVSALATQPDLFFNQFAVSMVNLGNILIPSTPNQKEIRLNCNYVNP, via the exons ATGAAGATGAAGCTGCACTATTTCtctgtctttattttcctttgtcaACTCAAGTTGTTGATGGTTATGTCAGGCTCCATACCACTACTTCGGAAACCCATCACTGCAATTTCATCAAAGCCTCATATTTCACCAAATAATTTGCCTTTTAAAGATATCCTGTCTTCCTCTTACTATCTTAACACGTGCCCACAAGCTGAAGGAATTATCCAACAAAAGGTGAAAGCTTGGTTCCAGAAGGATTACTCTTTGGCTGCTAGCATCATTCGCTTGCACTTCCATGACTGTGCTGTTAGG GGATGTGATGCTTCAATTTTGCTGAACTATAAAGGAAGTGAAAGAAGGGCTTTGGCCAGCAAGACACTAAGAGGTTTCCAAGTGATTGATGATATTAAAGCAGAAGTAGAGAAAAGGTGTCCCAAAACTGTCTCTTGTGCAGACATTCTCACAGCTGCTGCTAGAGATGCCACTGTTCTACTTGGAGGTCCATTCTGGGAAGTCCCTTTTGGTCGAAAAGatggaaaattttcattttccaaAGAAGCTGACATGGTTCCTCAGGGCCACGAAAACGTGACTGCATTGATTGATTTTTTCCAAGCAAGAGGCTTGAGCATACTAGACTTGGTTGTCCTCTCAGGTTCACACACAATAGGCAGGAGCACTTGCTATTCAATTCTGCATAGGCTAGCCAAGTCTGACCCTACACTTGATAGGAAATATTTGAAGAACTTGACAAGGTCATGTAAATGGAGCTATGACTATGTAAATCTTGATGTGGCAACTCCAGTAACTTTTGATGTACAGTATTACAAGAATCTTGGAAAGAATATGGGATTGCTATCAACCGACCAAGCACTCTACTTGGATCCAAGAACTGCACCTTTTGTTTCTGCATTGGCAACTCAGCCAGATCTCTTCTTTAACCAGTTCGCGGTTTCTATGGTGAATCTTGGAAATATTCTAATCCCATCTACTCCAAATCAGAAGGAAATCAGATTGAATTGCAATTATGTCAATCCTTGA